From a single Silene latifolia isolate original U9 population chromosome 6, ASM4854445v1, whole genome shotgun sequence genomic region:
- the LOC141587500 gene encoding uncharacterized protein LOC141587500 translates to MMFLCETKLCGRDMRRVRERLDGYNGIEVDSIGRSGGLAFLWKKEVDCNFVSASLHHMDFHVREEEKEWRVTGFYGWPAVSDRHLSWDLLRLLRGQSSLPWVCVGDFNEILFSTEMKGGSRAQWQMNNFQAAIDECELKDVHWEGYAFTFDNGQADLFPYAKLINLDREWYDHVPVKLAFDRREIGGKTRSRFRFEQIWVGEEGCEEAVIKGVEQGNGDLASSLRGCAKELQAWKKINIGKINRSLENSRLTEGHMAIKLDMAKAYDRVEWSFLHRVLLTMGFDRGWIQRVMDCVSTVTFPVLINGTPSDEFRPIRGLPQGDPLSPYLFLLCVEALSNLIRRAVERNALHGIRLAISAPVVSHLLFADDSISFTRAIIEDAEVVNNILRMYERASGQLVSLDKTTVSFSKGVDRRRCDDVAAVLGVVQVEEQACYLGLRTAWRLITNPDSLWTRIMKAKYFPDGEYMTAVLGHNPSYTWQSILEARSVLEQGLRRRMGDGMDTKVLDHAWVPNSQTGRVISPCGPGYEGLRVGELLMLNGLN, encoded by the exons ATGATGTTTTTATGCGAGACGAAACTTTGTGGTCGTGATATGAGGCGGGTTAGGGAGAGGCTAGATGGCTACAATGGGATAGAGGTGGATAGTATAGGAAGATCGGGGGGTCTTGCGTTTTTATGGAAGAAAGAAGTGGACTGTAATTTTGTCTCAGCTTCACTTCATCATATGGATTTCCATGTACGGGAAGAAGAGAAAGAGTGGAGGGTTACTGGGTTTTATGGGTGGCCAGCTGTTTCAGACCGTCACCTTTCTTGGGATCTTCTGAGGCTTCTCCGTGGGCAGTCCTCGCTACCATGGGTTTGTGTGGGAGATTTTAACGAGATTCTGTTTTCAACTGAGATGAAAGGGGGTAGTCGTGCTCAGTGGCAAATGAACAATTTTCAGGCTGCGATTGATGAATGTGAGCTGAAGGATGTTCATTGGGAGGGTTATGCTTTCACTTTTGATAACGGACAAGCAG ATTTGTTCCCATATGCGAAGTTGATTAATCTTGATCGAGAATGGTATGACCATGTCCCGGTCAAATTAGCTTTTGATAGGAGGGAGATTGGAGGTAAAACTAGAAGTCGATTTCGATTTGAGCAGATTTGGGTAGGGGAGGAGGGGTGTGAAGAAGCGGTGATTAAAGGGGTGGAACAAGGAAATGGTGATCTTGCTTCCTCTTTACGTGGGTGTGCTAAGGAGCTTCAAGCTTGGAAAAAAATCAATATAGGAAAAATTAATAGGTCGCTGGAG AATAGCAGACTGACTGAGGGACATATGGCGATTAAGCTTGACATGGCTAAGGCTTATGATAGGGTGGAGTGGAGCTTTCTGCATCGAGTGTTACTGACGATGGGTTTTGACCGCGGTTGGATACAACGGGTGATGGACTGCGTTTCAACTGTCACTTTCCCCGTCCTCATAAATGGAACCCCATCTGACGAGTTTCGGCCGATTAGAGGGTTGCCCCAAGGAGACCCGTTGTCTCCATATCTCTTCCTTTTATGTGTTGAggctttatctaatttaataCGACGTGCAGTGGAGCGGAATGCGTTACATGGGATACGTTTAGCCATTTCGGCTCCGGTTGTCTCACATCTCCTTTTTGCAGACGATAGTATATCTTTCACTCGAGCTATTATCGAGGATGCAGAGGTCGTGAATAATATTTTGCGAATGTATGAGAGGGCCTCGGGGCAACTTGTGAGTCTTGATAAGACGACTGTCTCATTTAGCAAGGGAGTGGATAGGAGAAGGTGTGATGATGTGGCTGCGGTGTTGGGCGTGGTGCAGGTCGAGGAGCAAGCTTGTTATTTGGGCTTGCGCACG GCATGGCGACTAATTACTAACCCGGATAGCCTATGGACTCGAATTATGAAAGCGAAGTATTTCCCGGATGGTGAATATATGACGGCGGTTTTGGGCCATAATCCCAGCTATACATGGCAGAGTATACTCGAAGCTCGGTCAGTTTTGGAGCAGGGGCTTAGGCGGCGTATGGGGGACGGGATGGACACGAAAGTTTTGGATCATGCGTGGGTTCCAAATTCGCAGACGGGCCGAGTTATTTCACCATGTGGTCCGGGGTATGAAGGACTGCGGGTTGGGGAGCTGTTGATGCTGAATGGACTTAATTGA